One segment of Brassica napus cultivar Da-Ae chromosome C3, Da-Ae, whole genome shotgun sequence DNA contains the following:
- the LOC106383880 gene encoding uncharacterized protein LOC106383880, whose translation MASEKFGPHLPTIIEAKHIENLYELWGIDYAVEIEAPEDGETLETVRPGYCGAYTSHFQDGGLSFPLPRFLLEALAELGMDFAQMAPNLWRYFLASRIRAREEGLKSGLQELKQLFSIKRNNDFPRKMILAPRPDRSIIDELFGPAPMTPELRGLISTLRRGSPRWLSFTVDQIRAAYALPPGENCATPVGPAVPVRPEKGRRSERAREKEALPDRSDESSKVGSLERAQKARHGPTLRSRSQAQSLGLLATLVSIAVPVGGARRAPDASAGSAGDRALDDNVASSTHRRRLQALEEINSIREKGCELPSLDDMRERDAYVRMAVANAKAMEASNE comes from the exons ATGGCATCTGAGAAATTTGGTCCTCATCTCCCGACGATCATCGAGGCAAAACATATCGAGAACCTATACGAACTCTGGGGAATCGATTATGCCGTCGAGATCGAAGCACCCGAAGATGGTGAAACTCTGGAGACTGTGAGACCGGGGTATTGTGGGGCCTACACGTCGCATTTCCAAGACGGAGGTTTGTCATTTCCGCTTCCTCGCTTCCTTCTCGAGGCGCTTGCGGAGCTTGGGATGGATTTTGCCCAGATGGCACCTAATTTATGGCGCTATTTTTTGGCTTCGAGGATCCGAGCTAGGGAGGAGGGTCTCAAGTCTGGTCTCCAGGAATTGAAGCAACTGTTTTCTATTAAGCGGAACAATGACTTTCCTAGAAAAATGATTCTTGCTCCTCGGCCCGACCGTTCTATTATAGACG AACTCTTTGGTCCTGCGCCTATGACTCCCGAGCTTCGCGGACTGATTTCCACTCTGCGGCGAGGTAGCCCTCGATGGCTCTCATTTACCGTAGATCAAATTCGAGCTGCTTACGCTCTTCCCCCAGGAGAAAACTGTGCTACTCCTGTTGGTCCGGCGGTCCCTGTTCGACCAGAAAAAGGTCGTCGTAGCGAGA GGGCGAGGGAGAAGGAGGCGCTACCCGATCGTTCTGACGAGTCTTCCAAAGTTGGGTCATTAGAACGAGCTCAAAAAGCCCGACATGGACCGACCCTTAGGTCGAGATCGCAGGCTCAATCTCTTGGTCTTTTGGCTACGCTGGTGTCGATCGCCGTTCCCGTAGGTGGGGCTCGAAGGGCGCCAGACGCTTCAGCCGGTTCTGCCGGTGATCGAGCTCTTGATGACAACGTTGCTTCATCGACTCACCGACGCCGACTTCAAGCTCTAGAAGAGATCAATTCT ATCAGAGAGAAGGGATGCGAGCTTCCTTCTCTGGATGACATGCGTGAGCGTGATGCTTACGTGCGGATGGCAGTCGCGAATGCTAAG GCTATGGAAGCGAGCAATGAATAA
- the LOC106386477 gene encoding ras-related protein RABA1h-like, which translates to MGAYKSEDDYDYLFKVVLTGDSGVGKSNLLSRFTKNDFSHDSRSTIGVEFATRSIKVDDKIVKAQIWDTAGQERYRAITSAYYRGAVGALLVYDVTRHVTFENVERWLKELRNHTDANIVIMLVGNKSDLRHLRALLTEEVKAFAERENTFFMETSALEALNVESAFTEVLTQIYRVVSKNALEGGVDPTTALPKGQVINVGSRDDVSAVKKAGCCST; encoded by the exons ATGGGAGCATACAAATCTGAGGACGATTATGATTACCTGTTCAAAGTTGTGTTAACAGGAGATTCCGGTGTCGGAAAATCAAATCTGCTCTCCCGATTCACCAAAAACGACTTCAGCCACGATTCGCGCTCGACCATTGGCGTCGAATTCGCCACACGGAGCATTAAAGTCGACGACAAGATTGTCAAAGCTCAAATATGGGATACTGCGGGCCAAGAAAG GTATCGAGCCATCACGAGCGCTTATTACCGAGGAGCCGTTGGTGCGTTATTGGTCTACGACGTAACACGGCACGTGACATTCGAGAACGTTGAgagatggcttaaggagttaAGGAACCACACAGACGCAAACATTGTGATTATGCTCGTAGGTAACAAATCTGATCTGCGTCACCTTCGAGCCCTCCTGACTGAAGAAGTGAAAGCTTttgcagagagagagaacaCTTTCTTCATGGAGACTTCGGCACTCGAAGCATTAAACGTCGAAAGCGCTTTCACAGAGGTTCTCACTCAGATTTACAGAGTCGTTAGCAAGAATGCTCTTGAAGGTGGAGTTGATCCAACCACTGCTTTGCCTAAAGGACAGGTGATTAATGTTGGAAGCAGAGATGATGTTTCAGCCGTCAAGAAAGCGGGTTGCTGCTCGACATAA